The DNA window CAAGCATTTAATGTAGAGGTGACAGCACAGTGCATTTTATCTCCAAAGTGCAGGAAAAAGTACTTTCATGCTGCTGCATTTCGGCATTGGAGGGATAAACCTAAGTCCTAACCAAAGATTTATGGTTCCAATGGAAAATAAAGTGGATTTGCCAAAAAGCATATATATACCTACGAAAAACAAATGAGGATAGGTAAAGTACAACTGAAGTTAGTTGAAATTGGCCATGAAAAAAACAAAAGTCAATGGTTCCCCCATGCCTATTACCGTGTTACCCTGCTAACAACATTTAATGCTGAGTTGACACATTTCTCTATGCTTTTCCCAAAACATATGGAGGTTGTACTTGAAACGGCTGAGTTGTCGCATGAAAGGATGCAGCAGTGTACTACTACATGCTGTTTTCAATGAAGAAATCAGTATCATAATGCCTGTGACAGTCTGGTTTGTAAAAAGATAAAGCCATAAATTTAAATGCTTGAAATAGACCTGATAGAACAAAAGAACCAAGTTGCTAATATATTTACAAACCGGTGGTATTTCCAGTATATATATTTGGACACATGCTAATAGAACTAAGTGCTACAGActtaataaataacaaataattcAATTGCTTCTTAAAGGCTCGTTTACTTACCTCCATGGCTCTCTTTTTGTACGATACCTTATACCAAATCCCTTGACATCAGCTACATAGTTCCCAGTCATTTATAATCTTGCAATATCCTTGGATCTATTACAAAAGATAAAGTCAGTTTTAGCACATGTTTATGAACGTAGTAAGTCTAATAGCACAAGGTTTCCCAAATGAACTATGCTTGACCAGTCTTGGCATGTTTTTCCTTGAAGAGAGGttctaaattaatttataatttttgctTATTGTATGTGTAGAAACAGCTCTAATTATCAATTGTTAGAAGTAGGAAAAACTGAAATTCTAATTGACACAATTCATGAATATTACATTGAGATACATAAATTAGATGTTACTAAATGTCTGTTAACAAAAAATGTATGCAAACAGAGTGCATGCCAATGTATTTGCTAACAGAAATCTTTGTTTACATTGACTCTAATCATTTACCAAATCACATAAGGTCCCTCCTATAACATGCCTGATTCCCTCCCATGTTGTGTCCTGATTAGAATGATTATAATGGTTCCATATGTATGCTAACAACAACTCTAGCCAAAACAAATAACAATGAATAAATTTTGCAACTAATTTACTAAAACTATGCTAACAGTATAAACTAAGCACCAAAGTGATTGGAAACACAAATATAACTCACTAACTAACCATTGAATTGGAAACAAATGCTAACTAACTAATAAAGTAACTAACATAATATCTAACCAAACCCTATATAACTTAAAAACATACTCCAGTTAATAAATATATCAGAATTGATCTATAAATAATCTAACAGGATTCAGTCAATATATCTAACAGAATTCAATCAACCAAATATATTAAGCTTTTCTTAATATTTCTCTAAGCATGCTATAATCAGTGCAAGAGTTAATGTAAATTGCATAGAAGATATAGCATTCGATTTCCATTCAATGGTAGGTGATGCATATTTTAGCATCATTAAGGTTCATtacaaaacatattaaataacCAGAATAGGTGTCTAAGTACTTGAGTCATGGCAACTTCATAGTCATAAGACAATGGCCaacaaaataaggttttaaaAGTTGGATTATATCCTTACAAATAGTTAAATGCCATGGTAAGCATCAAAAAATGGGACAATCTGCTGCAATCAACCCACCTAAGTTACTCCTTCTTGATATGCTTGGTCTTCTTTCCGGGCTTGGCCTTAGTGGCTGATTGCTTTGGAGTCAGCTCCTCAGACTGGATGGCTTCGTTCATTGAGGTCGACATGGCAATCCTTTTGGCAGGTGTACTGCTGCAGCTGGCAGTAGGACTCCCTGAATGGTTAGCGACATTAAGTGGTTGAGCACCGATTGATTGTTCAGAACTTTGAGTGACCTACATATGCCAAATATAAAGAGTTACCAATTTGTATACAGAATGGATTCAACATAAGAAGAATGTATTTGTTACACTAAGCCAAAGCAAAATGTGATGAACTCACTTGGTTTGGAGTAAGATTTGGAGAAGTGGTGTCCATTTCCACAACTTCATCATTAGTTGTATTCTGAAATAATACAAATGTTGTTAGGTAAATGTTAATGTTCCACCATAAAAAGGTACATAAAATAGTGTAAAAGAGTTGCCAATTACCTCATCCGGTGTGAGGTAGTTGTGAAACTTATCATAAAGGCCGTCTTCGTTAAGTATCTTCACGATAGAGAATCTTTGGTATTGTGATTGATACTTGATACGAAAGACCAATTTTCTATTCAATAGAACATCAAGGTGAGTGGGCCAAATCTTAGGATTATCCTCTCCAGCCTACATCAAGTCATTCAAAGTGTTAAGTGGATaactttatttattattgatgaaaTGTACATAATATAAAAGGTAATGTCGCACTTACAGCTTTCATAACTTCTCGCAGTTCCTTAGCAGTCATTTTAGTATAAGGTATGCAATCCTTATCCCAAAAAACAAAGATTCCCTTGTGGTTATCATACTCCACTTCAACCTCCAGTTTGAATCTAGAAAGGAAAGTGACAAATAACATTAAACCATGCCATAAGAAAAAGATTCCAGATTGAATATAAGAGAAAGCTCAAGTGCTCACTTGGTAACGGTTTCAGCCTCTGTGTTTCTAGTTGTTTCAAAATACCATCCAAACTTGGAGGCATTAAAACCTAAGGTCGTCCCAATAGTTGTTGCATAGCAGTCCTGTTGCGAAAAGTTACATGGAAAACAGCTTTGTAATTAGAAGAAAACTATGTGGTAAGCACAACAAACCAGAATTGTAATTTAAAGAGTTTGGATTCAAAACTAATTTTACCATAATTTTACCTTTCCAAATTCAGATATTGCACGAACACTTTTGACCTCACTCAGTTTAGTCCAGAAATTGTTGCTAGATTGAACGGATGAATCGGTTGTCATTGATTGGGAAGGGGCAGGCATGTTGTCTCCAAAACTGTTACATCATACTAAGTAGTCAAAACATCAACCAAGTAATAGGAATGTTAGAGTTATTTCACAAACTGATCCCTAAGAACTTCTTACCTTGCTTTGTATTTAACAACCTGTGGATGATCCAAATTAAAGTAAAGCCTAGAGCCGCTCCATGCATTGGAAAGACATGGTAAACCCGAAACTGAAATGTAACGTGTTACGTTCGTTTAGTTAGAAAATAAAACAGCATGAAAAGAACATAAAACCGATTTGTTAATCAAACTTGTATTTGGCTTGCACCATGCATGTGTCAATACTATTAAAGTAGGACCAGAAAAGTTGTTAGGGGTAGTGTAGTTCACAAACTGCTTGGCATAATCATCCCATAGCACCAGCTCAATGACATTCCCCTGTACGTCACGTAAATTGACATTGACGCAAGACTTTCTTCCCCCACCTCCCATCTGGGTCTTTAAAAcatcctgtaacaccccaatcACATCTGCAGGGTATGATAATCTTATTGGCATCATCAAAATATCTAAAATGGTATGAACACAAAAATAACATCCTTGATAACCATGCAATCGAGTGAAAAGTGGAAAAATTGTATGAACACAGACTTAACAGAGGCAATGGTTAGTACAGCTTACCATACAACATGTCATGTTTGTAGTCACCTTTGAGGAACTTCTTAATAGGGAAGAAACTGAAACTATGAGCTGGTATTTCCGGTATAGCCACTTTGGTCATGGTAGTGCCTCCATTGAAGATGAGCTTGAGTGGGTTACAGCACACCTTCAGCGGAACATCGTTTTCAACTGGCTCTCCGTTATTTATATTATACGTCTCATGCTCCTTGAGAACTTCAACCCAATCTTGGAAGTCCCTGCTCCGAGTTATCACATGAATCTTATCACCCTGTGAAATGCATAAACAACAACCAAAAAGTTGGATTATACATTAAGTTCATGTGAACATAAATAACTTTGAAGATGCTCAAATGAAAACAAACTAACCAAAAGTCTTCAAAGTTTATAAAAAATGTTTAGAGTTATTTAGAGTTAGAAATAACTATACCTGTCCATCTTGAATAACGGCTTCCATGTGTTTATGGCCATTTTTTTCAATAACAACCCACAAATCAACTATTCTAATGAGCATTTTCCACACTTGGTTCCCCTTGACCAGATCCTTGATTAGAATGGGCTGCCTTGACATCGTTCCTGTGGTAAAAATAAGTTTGGATTAGgaagcataaacaacaacaaagaaAGATCAATAGCAACAGCTAACACACAAATACCATTTGTTTACAAACCATGTTAGATCCAAACAAAGGTATTAGAAGTCAGAGTAAAAGGAAACACAAATAAATTaggaaacataaacaacaacaaagaaATATCAATAGCAACAACAAACACACAAATACCATTTGTTTGCAAACCATGTTAGATCCAAACAAAGGTATTAGAAGTCAGAGTAAAAGGAAACACAAATAAATTaggaaacataaacaacaacaaagaaATATCAATAGCAACAACAAACACACAAATACCATTTGTTTGCAAACCATGTTAGTTCCGAACAAAGGTATTTGAAGTCTGAGTAAAAGGAAACAGAAAAAAATGTTGGTGAACCAAGGTTTTGCAACACGACAGTGTTGAAAGATGGATTTTTTTGTGTAACCGTTCAAATAAATGACATTGCGTGAAGAATCACAGTGAGTTCAAACCTGGTGGTGTTGATTTCTGGAGAAAGTAGCTCTCCGGGCGGTGGTAGATATCTCCGGTTGCGCAAAGCTGAGAGAAGTAATGTTGGTGACTTATCGCAGACAGAAAAGTGGTGTAAAGTGATTATTGTATTCGTTGCAAAGTGATTATATTTGTTGGAGGGAAAGGAAATGTT is part of the Vicia villosa cultivar HV-30 ecotype Madison, WI linkage group LG2, Vvil1.0, whole genome shotgun sequence genome and encodes:
- the LOC131649033 gene encoding uncharacterized protein LOC131649033, giving the protein MSRQPILIKDLVKGNQVWKMLIRIVDLWVVIEKNGHKHMEAVIQDGQGDKIHVITRSRDFQDWVEVLKEHETYNINNGEPVENDVPLKVCCNPLKLIFNGGTTMTKVAIPEIPAHSFSFFPIKKFLKGDYKHDMLYDVIGVLQDVLKTQMGGGGRKSCVNVNLRDVQGNVIELVLWDDYAKQFVNYTTPNNFSGPTLIVLTHAWCKPNTISGLPCLSNAWSGSRLYFNLDHPQVVKYKASFGDNMPAPSQSMTTDSSVQSSNNFWTKLSEVKSVRAISEFGKDCYATTIGTTLGFNASKFGWYFETTRNTEAETVTKFKLEVEVEYDNHKGIFVFWDKDCIPYTKMTAKELREVMKAAGEDNPKIWPTHLDVLLNRKLVFRIKYQSQYQRFSIVKILNEDGLYDKFHNYLTPDEVIGNSFTLFYVPFYGGTLTFT